In the genome of Gloeotrichia echinulata CP02, one region contains:
- a CDS encoding penicillin-binding protein 1A, translated as MGKLTSWFKLRSTDLSEPDKEKPRLPSGNYHESEESANDNTPPTMLVKSKQLLAQMQNISSGIIAKFSSSDKPFYRRLWFWAGLSVGGGMIAVNYGIGEIDRTLPNKAELNAVVREQTLTIKAADGTILQQQGEIGREQLNLEQIPDTLKKAFVASEDRRFQQHNGVDPQGIVRAVWNNLRSQDVVEGGSTITQQLARILFLKQEKTFWRKLKEVRLAQKMEQELTKDQILERYLNLVYLGSGAYGVGDAAWVYFSKTVDQLTLPEMATIAGLAPAPSVYAPDKNPQVATQRRNMVLQRMQEDGLITVAQKQAAIQEPLTIKSRFPKRLQVESPYFTTYIQKELPKYVSPDILAGGGLVVETTLNPTWQKAAEEAVAKTLRNQGSWENFKQGALVAIDPRNGEIQAMVGGKDFGKNQFNRVTQAQRQPGSTFKGFVYATAIATGKSPNDSYLDEPFEVGGYEPKNYSEKFYGTMTLRDALTRSINIIAVKLLIDVGFNPTIKLAHQMGIKSQLKPSYSLALGSNEVNLLELTSAYGSFATIGLHSEVHGIRRVLNRRREVVWSADFQPKRALDAQSAAIMTWMLRNVVEEGTGTPAQLDNRPVAGKTGTSDEARDLWFIGYIPQVVAGVWLGNDDNRPTNGSSGSAAYTWHEFMEKAVKGMAVEKFPERPKLKGRKGTIKAEPIKGKRIVKKPISSDDNQSDGDNSNRYNSNRDNSNRDNSNNDERPSRRRRSRRSYSQQDQQQSDETPRRRRRYYQQQNDDTPTPTRRRRYRSEESGSSDSSSNSYRPRRRSRRVESDSPSPSRSQRSSSPESNNSSGSGSSDSSPSQPSWRERLRPSESSSQ; from the coding sequence GTGGGGAAGCTGACCTCCTGGTTCAAGCTACGATCAACTGATTTAAGTGAACCTGACAAGGAGAAACCGCGATTGCCTTCTGGTAATTATCACGAAAGCGAGGAATCCGCAAATGACAACACACCACCAACAATGCTGGTGAAAAGCAAGCAGTTATTGGCCCAGATGCAAAACATATCATCTGGGATAATTGCCAAATTTTCCAGCAGCGATAAACCGTTTTATCGTCGCCTTTGGTTTTGGGCTGGCTTGAGTGTAGGTGGTGGGATGATCGCTGTCAACTACGGGATTGGGGAAATAGATCGCACTTTACCGAATAAAGCTGAGTTAAACGCCGTTGTCCGAGAGCAAACGCTAACGATCAAGGCTGCAGATGGTACTATATTACAACAGCAAGGAGAAATAGGCAGAGAACAGCTAAACCTAGAACAAATACCAGATACACTCAAGAAAGCTTTCGTAGCCTCCGAAGATAGGAGATTTCAGCAACACAATGGTGTAGATCCCCAGGGGATTGTCAGAGCGGTTTGGAATAATTTGCGATCGCAGGACGTAGTGGAAGGTGGTAGTACCATCACCCAACAGCTAGCCCGGATTCTTTTCCTCAAGCAAGAAAAGACATTTTGGCGTAAGCTCAAAGAAGTCCGTCTGGCTCAGAAAATGGAGCAAGAATTGACCAAAGACCAGATTCTTGAGCGCTATCTCAATTTGGTATATTTGGGTTCTGGGGCTTATGGTGTAGGTGATGCTGCCTGGGTATACTTCAGTAAAACGGTAGATCAACTCACCTTACCAGAAATGGCAACTATCGCCGGCTTGGCACCAGCACCCAGCGTCTACGCCCCAGACAAAAATCCCCAAGTAGCCACACAGCGCCGGAATATGGTCCTGCAAAGGATGCAAGAAGACGGATTAATTACAGTAGCCCAAAAGCAAGCAGCCATTCAGGAACCATTAACCATCAAAAGCCGTTTCCCCAAGCGACTGCAAGTAGAATCTCCCTATTTTACTACCTATATCCAAAAAGAATTGCCCAAGTACGTTTCCCCCGATATATTGGCAGGGGGAGGCTTAGTGGTGGAAACCACCCTCAACCCGACTTGGCAAAAAGCCGCAGAAGAGGCTGTAGCAAAAACGCTACGAAATCAAGGTAGCTGGGAAAACTTTAAGCAAGGGGCTTTAGTAGCCATTGACCCCCGCAATGGTGAAATACAAGCAATGGTTGGTGGTAAAGACTTTGGTAAGAACCAGTTTAATCGTGTTACCCAAGCCCAGCGTCAACCAGGATCGACATTTAAGGGCTTTGTCTATGCTACAGCGATCGCTACCGGCAAGAGTCCCAATGACAGTTACCTGGATGAACCTTTTGAGGTGGGTGGCTATGAACCAAAAAACTACAGTGAAAAGTTTTACGGCACAATGACTCTGCGAGATGCTCTCACCCGTTCTATAAATATTATTGCGGTGAAGTTGTTGATCGATGTCGGGTTTAATCCTACCATTAAACTAGCCCATCAAATGGGGATTAAATCGCAACTCAAGCCTAGTTATTCCTTAGCCCTTGGCTCGAATGAAGTGAATCTGCTGGAATTAACCAGCGCTTATGGCAGCTTTGCTACTATTGGATTGCACAGCGAAGTTCACGGGATTCGCCGCGTTCTCAACCGTCGGCGCGAGGTAGTCTGGTCAGCAGATTTCCAGCCCAAACGGGCCCTTGACGCTCAAAGTGCCGCAATTATGACCTGGATGCTACGCAATGTTGTGGAAGAGGGTACGGGTACTCCTGCTCAGTTAGATAACAGACCCGTAGCAGGTAAGACAGGTACATCCGATGAAGCCCGGGACTTGTGGTTTATTGGCTATATTCCCCAAGTCGTCGCTGGGGTTTGGCTCGGTAACGATGACAATCGCCCCACTAATGGTAGCAGTGGTAGCGCCGCCTATACCTGGCACGAATTTATGGAAAAAGCAGTCAAGGGAATGGCGGTAGAAAAGTTTCCCGAACGACCAAAGCTAAAAGGACGTAAAGGCACCATCAAGGCCGAACCCATCAAGGGGAAACGAATCGTCAAGAAGCCTATATCTTCTGATGATAACCAATCAGATGGGGACAACTCAAATAGATATAACTCAAATAGAGATAACTCAAATAGAGATAACTCTAACAATGATGAACGCCCATCGAGAAGACGCAGAAGTAGGAGAAGCTATTCTCAACAAGACCAGCAACAATCAGATGAGACTCCCAGACGCAGAAGGCGTTATTATCAGCAGCAAAACGATGACACACCAACACCTACAAGGCGACGCCGATATCGCAGCGAAGAATCTGGTTCCAGTGACTCTTCCTCTAATTCATATCGTCCACGACGGCGATCGCGACGAGTAGAATCCGATTCCCCTTCACCTTCAAGGTCTCAACGGTCTTCCTCCCCCGAAAGCAATAATTCCTCCGGTTCCGGTTCTTCCGATTCTTCACCGTCACAGCCTTCTTGGCGCGAAAGACTCAGACCGAGTGAATCTTCCTCACAATGA
- the folK gene encoding 2-amino-4-hydroxy-6-hydroxymethyldihydropteridine diphosphokinase — MGDSQAILEASIQSLADTPGIFITARSSWYITKAVGPPQPDYLNGCVILQTDMQPQILLENLLKIEQKFGRVRRQRWGPRTLDLDLLLYDDIILQTPTLEIPHPRMRERAFVLLPLTEIASDWVEPVSGSVIKDLVKEVNCSDVQLFMGN; from the coding sequence ATGGGCGATTCCCAGGCAATTTTAGAAGCATCTATACAGAGTTTAGCTGATACACCGGGTATTTTTATCACTGCCAGATCCAGTTGGTATATCACCAAAGCCGTAGGACCACCACAGCCAGATTACTTAAACGGCTGCGTCATACTACAAACAGATATGCAACCCCAAATATTGTTAGAAAATTTATTAAAAATTGAACAAAAATTTGGGCGTGTTCGTCGACAACGTTGGGGACCACGCACCCTTGATCTGGATTTGTTGTTATATGATGACATAATTTTGCAGACACCAACCCTAGAAATTCCCCATCCCCGAATGCGGGAGCGAGCTTTTGTCTTGCTACCACTGACAGAAATCGCCTCAGATTGGGTAGAACCAGTTTCTGGGTCTGTTATTAAAGATTTGGTTAAAGAGGTAAACTGTTCTGATGTACAGTTATTTATGGGAAATTAA
- a CDS encoding TerB family tellurite resistance protein, protein MVTNANVKNLVKILIGAAWIDGRIQPEERQYLREIAQAKGLATDPEIKPWLYELVPVQPKQCYNWVEEYLGDRPSVEDCENLIEAISGLIYSDGEVAMEEARLLTKLQELAKINESNQPAHTTLLKQIQKLYRRWVEVQN, encoded by the coding sequence ATGGTTACTAACGCCAATGTGAAAAATTTAGTTAAAATCCTGATAGGAGCAGCTTGGATTGATGGTAGAATTCAGCCGGAAGAACGGCAGTATCTGCGCGAAATAGCGCAAGCAAAAGGTTTGGCTACCGATCCAGAGATTAAGCCTTGGTTGTACGAATTAGTTCCTGTGCAACCAAAACAGTGCTATAACTGGGTGGAGGAATATCTAGGCGATCGCCCCAGCGTTGAAGATTGCGAAAATCTGATTGAAGCCATCAGTGGTTTAATTTATAGCGATGGTGAAGTGGCGATGGAGGAAGCAAGACTCCTGACAAAATTACAGGAGTTAGCCAAGATAAACGAGTCAAACCAACCAGCCCATACTACGCTGCTCAAGCAAATTCAAAAACTTTACCGTCGTTGGGTTGAAGTTCAAAACTAA
- a CDS encoding NUDIX hydrolase, translating to MPLGRELPQLLKQRLFYKGRKFNFEVNRLRLPNQAEGEWECIRHPGGALAVPVTADGKLILVRQYRFAVQGRILEFPAGTLEPNEEPLTTVQREIEEETGYRAHKWDKLGEFFLAPGYSDEIIYAFLARDLEKLDTPPSQDHDEDIETVFYTPQELEKAILEGEAIDAKSISSFLLARSFLV from the coding sequence ATGCCATTAGGTAGAGAATTACCACAGCTGCTGAAACAACGCTTATTCTATAAAGGTCGCAAGTTTAATTTTGAAGTTAATCGCTTGCGTTTACCTAATCAAGCGGAAGGAGAATGGGAATGTATTCGTCACCCAGGAGGCGCTCTAGCTGTGCCTGTAACAGCAGATGGTAAACTGATACTGGTGCGCCAGTATCGGTTTGCAGTTCAGGGAAGGATATTAGAATTTCCCGCCGGTACTTTGGAACCCAATGAAGAACCCCTCACAACAGTGCAGCGTGAAATTGAAGAGGAAACTGGCTATCGTGCCCATAAATGGGATAAACTAGGAGAGTTTTTCCTCGCTCCTGGCTATTCAGATGAGATTATCTATGCTTTTCTCGCTCGCGACTTGGAAAAGCTGGATACACCACCAAGCCAAGATCACGACGAGGATATTGAAACTGTATTTTACACTCCGCAAGAACTAGAAAAAGCGATTCTAGAGGGTGAAGCAATAGATGCGAAATCGATTTCTAGCTTTTTATTAGCTCGTTCGTTTTTAGTTTGA
- the hemN gene encoding oxygen-independent coproporphyrinogen III oxidase, translated as MVFLLPGVKFDLDMIKKYDKSAPRYTSYPPATELSEAFTTSDFHAAIAASNQRKTPLSLYFHIPFCQSACYFCGCNTVISNNKNIAKPYLDKLVREIQHTSTLIDPNRQVLQIHWGGGTPNYLELEQVEFLWKNITKHFTIDPQAEISIEINPRYVDRNYILFLRQIGFNRISFGIQDFNREVQVAVNRVQPEEMLFDVMSWIKEAQFESVNVDLIYGLPHQTLQTFRETVKKTVALDPNRIVVFNFAYIPWIKPAQKNIPEDALPSPQAKLEILKMTIEELTNNQYLFIGMDHFAKADDELAIAQRNGTLKRNFQGYTTHAETELFGFGATSISMLEDAYAQNHKQLKDYYQAIDTGVLPTSKGIKLNQDDIIRRDVIMSIMSHFQLHKPDIEDKYHIKFDEYFVEELEVLKLLEADGLINLSTNHIQITDIGRLLVRNIAVMFDNHTKTREKHFSRAI; from the coding sequence ATGGTTTTTCTATTACCTGGTGTGAAGTTTGATCTAGATATGATCAAAAAGTATGATAAATCCGCACCGAGATACACTAGTTACCCACCGGCGACTGAATTAAGCGAAGCATTTACTACCAGCGATTTTCACGCTGCGATCGCCGCCTCAAATCAAAGAAAAACCCCCCTTTCTTTGTATTTCCACATACCATTTTGTCAGAGTGCTTGCTATTTCTGCGGCTGTAATACGGTAATTTCTAATAACAAGAATATTGCCAAGCCTTACTTAGATAAATTGGTTCGAGAAATTCAGCACACTTCAACTTTAATCGATCCAAATCGCCAAGTGCTGCAGATTCACTGGGGTGGTGGTACTCCTAATTACTTGGAACTTGAGCAGGTAGAATTCTTGTGGAAAAATATCACCAAACACTTCACTATCGATCCACAAGCAGAAATTTCGATAGAGATTAATCCCCGCTATGTCGATAGAAACTACATTTTATTTCTCAGACAGATTGGGTTTAACCGGATTAGTTTTGGTATCCAGGATTTTAATCGCGAAGTACAAGTAGCGGTGAATCGTGTCCAGCCAGAAGAAATGCTGTTTGATGTCATGAGTTGGATTAAAGAAGCCCAGTTTGAAAGTGTGAATGTAGACTTAATTTATGGTCTACCGCATCAAACACTCCAGACATTTAGGGAAACAGTTAAAAAGACTGTTGCTTTAGATCCTAACAGAATTGTGGTCTTTAACTTTGCTTATATTCCGTGGATAAAACCCGCACAAAAAAATATTCCAGAAGATGCACTACCAAGTCCACAAGCAAAGCTAGAAATTCTGAAAATGACCATTGAAGAACTGACGAATAATCAGTATCTATTTATTGGGATGGATCATTTTGCTAAAGCAGATGATGAATTAGCGATCGCCCAACGCAATGGCACCCTCAAACGCAACTTCCAAGGCTACACCACCCACGCTGAAACGGAATTGTTTGGTTTTGGTGCGACATCCATTAGTATGTTAGAAGATGCCTATGCTCAAAACCACAAGCAATTAAAAGATTATTATCAGGCAATTGATACGGGTGTGTTACCAACTAGTAAAGGCATCAAACTGAATCAGGATGATATTATCAGACGTGATGTAATTATGTCTATTATGTCGCACTTTCAACTGCATAAGCCAGACATTGAAGACAAATATCACATCAAGTTTGATGAATATTTCGTCGAGGAACTAGAGGTATTGAAGCTTCTAGAAGCAGATGGACTGATAAATTTATCAACAAATCACATCCAAATCACAGATATTGGTAGATTGTTGGTGAGAAACATTGCTGTGATGTTTGACAACCATACAAAAACGCGAGAGAAACATTTCTCTCGTGCAATTTGA